The genomic region TCCTGTTACTGACAAGCTTTTTATTGAAAAAACCGGGAAGATTACTTCAGATGTTGAAAATGGTAAGATCGAATGGAGCAATGAGCTGGTAGGACATGTAGTGGAATTAAAAACGGCTTGTCCCACTTCAGAAATTGAACATCTGGATGAGCTTTTTGCAGAAAACATCACTGAAATTAATAGCTTATTAAAGCCGTTAGAATCTCAACTTTTGCCAACCGCGGCACACCCATTAATGGATCCACTTAAGGAGACAAAACTTTGGGAACACGATTATAACGAGATTTATGAGCTTTATAATCAAATTTTTGATTGTAACGGGCATGGCTGGAGCAACGTACAGAGTATGCACATCAATTTGCCATTTGCCAATGATAACGAGTTTGAAAAGTTACATGCAGCCATAAGGATTTTATTACCTATTATCCCTGGCCTAAGTGCATCTTCACCAATTTTCGAAGGGCAGCTTACCGGATTTATGGATAGTCGTATGGAAATGTATAAAACCAATCAAAAAGAAGTTCCTCAAATTGCTGGAAAAGTCATCCCGGAATGCCTTTACACCAAGGAAGAATATCATCGTGGTATTTTTGCGCCTATCAAAGAAGCGATAAAGCCTTATGATAAAAAAGGGATTCTGGAACATCATTTTTTAAATTCCAGGGGTGCTATTGCACGTTTTGATCGTGGCGCAATAGAAATACGGGTCATTGACTTACAGGAGTGTCCTAAAGCTGATATGGCAATTGCCATTTTGGTAATCGAAACTTTAAAATCGATAGTAAATGAGGAATTTATCCCTTTGGAGGAACAAAAACCCTGGAAGGAAGATGATTTACTTGATATTCTGAATATAGCTATTAAAGATGCGGAAGTGGGTAAAGTAAAAAACGAGGCCTATTTAGCTATTTTCGGCTTAAAAAAAGAAGCCGAAATTCAAGAAATCTGGCAGGTAATATTCCAGAAAATTAAAAATAATATTTCTGAAAAACATGCCCAAACAATTGAATTTTTATTGAAAGAAGGGTCATTAGCCACCAGGATTATAAAAGCTTTAAACAAAAATTATTCCGACGAAAAAATTAAAAGTGTTTATTTAAAAATAGCTGATTGTTTGTCTAAAAATCAATTATTTACGATTTGAAATTAGTTTTAAGTTGTGAGCATGCTGGGAATGCATTGCCACAACAATTTAAATTTATAAAAGATGCAAAAGATCCGGTTTGGAAAACGCATCGTGCTTATGATCCCGGGGCTTTTAAATTGTTTCAGGAATTATCAAAAATAGCGGATTTTAGTTTTGATTATAAATTTAGCCGATTGTTAATTGAACCCAATCGTTCTTTACATCATCGTAATTTATTTTCAGAATATTCTAAATCGCTGACTGCGGAGCAAAAAAAAATATTGATTGACTCCTTTTACCTGAAGTACAGGAATGAGGTAGAGCATTGTATTGCTGCCTGTAGGGAAGCAGGAGAAGAAGTGGTACATATTTCTGTGCATAGCTTTACGCCGGTTTTAGACGCTGTGGAACGCCAAACGGATATCGGACTTTTATACGATCCTACAAGGGAAGGGGAAAAAAACTTTTCCAGGCATTTAAAGCACGAACTTATAAAAGAATTAGATGTGAGGGTTAGGTCTAATTATCCTTATTTTGGAACGGCAGATGGTTTTACCACCTATCTTAGAACCAAGTTTACCACTAATTATATTGGGATTGAACTGGAAGTAAATCAAAAATTCGCCAAAAACAACCGTTTTTCTAACGATTTTATGCAGCATATTAAGCAAGGCCTTTTTAAGACCATGCAGCGTCATTACATAAATATGCCCAGTATATAGTAAATTTTAATTTTTTATGGGTTCGTACTATTAACAGATCTCCTGAAATTTTATTTTTAACAAGCAACCAAAAAAGAAACGTCCTGCATATAAATGTACAGGACGTTTTCAATTTAAGTTGCTATGTAAAATGTAAAGTATTCTTACTTTACCAGCTTGGCATCTAAGGTAATTTCTGTATCCAATAATTTAGATAATGGGCAGTTTTCCTTTGCTTTTTTAGCGATTTCCAGGAATTTCTCTTCACTGATATTAGGAACTTTTCCTTCAAGAATTAGATGTGATTTAGAAACCACTCCATCTTTAAAGGTAATTTCACTTTTTGTATTTAGTGTTTCCGCAGGAAAATCTTCTTCCGCTAAAAAGGCAGATAACTGCATGGTAAAACACCCAGAATGAGCCGCACCAATTAATTCTTCAGGATTGGTACCTTTCCCATCTTCAAATCGGGTTTTATAAGAATACTGAGTCTCATTTAAAACACCACTTTCAGTAGAAAGTTTTCCGTGTCCTTCTTTTAGTGTTCCATTCCAAACTGCGCTTGCTTTTCTAATCATAATTTATTTTTAGTTTTGGTTTGGAATAAAGATACTGTCTAAAAATAAGGTGCGAAAACATTTTATAAAAAGCTTAAGTCTAAAGGCTGTAGAATTAATAGTATTTTTGGAAATGTAGTAGCGCGCTTAAAAAATGGGAACATTCTTAAGTCCTGTAAATTACTGGGAAGCTCTAATTCGTTTTATTTTTGTCCGGCAGGTAAATTTAGAGGAACAGTATTTCAAAGATATTCAATAATTAAAAATCCCTTTTTGGAGACTCCAAAAAAGGATTTTTAGTATTACAATCATGGCTTTTTCAAAAGCAATGATTTTATGTGATCGTTACTTAATCTCTACCACTTCAAGATCAAATACCAAATCTTTACCAGCTAATGGGTGGTTACCATCTACCACGATAGATTGATCTTTAACTTCTTTCACTACCAGATTCATCTCACGACCATCTGGAGTTTTAGAAAC from Zunongwangia profunda SM-A87 harbors:
- a CDS encoding glutamate-cysteine ligase family protein, whose protein sequence is MSYHIFEVYGIELEYMLVNKDLQVNPVTDKLFIEKTGKITSDVENGKIEWSNELVGHVVELKTACPTSEIEHLDELFAENITEINSLLKPLESQLLPTAAHPLMDPLKETKLWEHDYNEIYELYNQIFDCNGHGWSNVQSMHINLPFANDNEFEKLHAAIRILLPIIPGLSASSPIFEGQLTGFMDSRMEMYKTNQKEVPQIAGKVIPECLYTKEEYHRGIFAPIKEAIKPYDKKGILEHHFLNSRGAIARFDRGAIEIRVIDLQECPKADMAIAILVIETLKSIVNEEFIPLEEQKPWKEDDLLDILNIAIKDAEVGKVKNEAYLAIFGLKKEAEIQEIWQVIFQKIKNNISEKHAQTIEFLLKEGSLATRIIKALNKNYSDEKIKSVYLKIADCLSKNQLFTI
- a CDS encoding N-formylglutamate amidohydrolase; its protein translation is MKLVLSCEHAGNALPQQFKFIKDAKDPVWKTHRAYDPGAFKLFQELSKIADFSFDYKFSRLLIEPNRSLHHRNLFSEYSKSLTAEQKKILIDSFYLKYRNEVEHCIAACREAGEEVVHISVHSFTPVLDAVERQTDIGLLYDPTREGEKNFSRHLKHELIKELDVRVRSNYPYFGTADGFTTYLRTKFTTNYIGIELEVNQKFAKNNRFSNDFMQHIKQGLFKTMQRHYINMPSI
- a CDS encoding OsmC family protein; translation: MIRKASAVWNGTLKEGHGKLSTESGVLNETQYSYKTRFEDGKGTNPEELIGAAHSGCFTMQLSAFLAEEDFPAETLNTKSEITFKDGVVSKSHLILEGKVPNISEEKFLEIAKKAKENCPLSKLLDTEITLDAKLVK